In the genome of Streptomyces sp. NBC_00190, one region contains:
- a CDS encoding MarR family winged helix-turn-helix transcriptional regulator yields the protein MTATDSALTALSQGWCALSLLHGRIEAHIERELQAGHGLSVREYSLLDVLSRQHGGPGGHLRMHQVADSVVLSQSATTRLVSRLEDRGLLNRYICDTDRRGIYTDVSEAGLSLLAAARPTNDTALREALDEAARNPELAPLVAVVENTRAG from the coding sequence ATGACGGCCACGGACAGCGCGCTCACCGCCCTCTCCCAGGGCTGGTGCGCCCTCTCCCTCCTGCACGGGCGGATCGAGGCGCACATCGAGCGGGAGCTCCAGGCGGGACACGGCCTGAGCGTGCGCGAGTACTCGCTGCTCGACGTCCTGAGCCGCCAGCACGGCGGACCGGGCGGACACCTGCGGATGCACCAGGTCGCCGACTCGGTGGTGCTCAGCCAGAGCGCGACGACCCGGCTGGTCAGCCGGCTGGAGGACCGCGGCCTGCTGAACCGCTACATCTGCGACACCGACCGGCGGGGCATCTACACCGACGTGAGCGAGGCGGGCCTGTCCCTGCTGGCCGCGGCCCGGCCGACGAACGACACCGCCCTGCGCGAGGCGCTGGACGAGGCCGCGCGGAACCCCGAACTGGCCCCGCTGGTCGCGGTGGTGGAGAACACCCGGGCCGGCTGA
- a CDS encoding DUF3040 domain-containing protein, whose protein sequence is MDGAGLSDHEQRALSAIEADLKGDRSLDRLLRSGHPRRRTLAACLLGAVTVALFVAASVTVSQPLIWAFAAAWTLTAVTALPLIGRWASRRWQLRDRRG, encoded by the coding sequence ATGGACGGAGCCGGACTTTCCGATCACGAGCAGCGCGCCCTCTCGGCGATCGAAGCCGACCTGAAAGGCGACCGGTCCCTCGACCGGCTCCTGCGGTCCGGCCATCCGCGCCGCCGCACCCTGGCGGCCTGTCTGCTCGGCGCGGTGACCGTGGCCCTGTTCGTGGCGGCCTCGGTCACCGTGTCCCAGCCGCTGATCTGGGCCTTCGCCGCCGCCTGGACCCTGACGGCGGTCACGGCCCTGCCGCTGATCGGCCGGTGGGCCTCCCGGCGCTGGCAGCTCCGGGACCGGCGGGGCTGA
- a CDS encoding LPXTG cell wall anchor domain-containing protein: MNLKRVPRTVRRAALGAAAAGAVVALAGPAFAVGGSASPVPAPASSASPSAAPKTASTDATPSPSVSVPGSAAPSPSVSVPGGAAPSAAPSAAPGGAPQPSASPAGFELAHTGSSATNTALGAGAAVLIAAGAGTLYAVRRRANG, encoded by the coding sequence ATGAACCTGAAGCGCGTCCCCCGCACCGTCCGCCGGGCCGCCCTCGGCGCTGCCGCCGCCGGGGCGGTCGTCGCTCTCGCCGGACCGGCCTTCGCCGTGGGGGGCTCCGCCTCGCCGGTGCCGGCGCCCGCGTCCAGCGCCTCGCCGAGCGCCGCGCCGAAGACGGCCTCCACCGACGCGACGCCGAGCCCGTCCGTCAGCGTGCCGGGCAGTGCCGCGCCGAGCCCGTCCGTCAGCGTGCCCGGCGGTGCGGCACCGAGCGCCGCCCCCAGCGCGGCTCCCGGCGGCGCCCCCCAGCCCTCGGCTTCGCCCGCCGGGTTCGAGCTCGCGCATACTGGCTCCTCCGCGACCAACACCGCACTGGGAGCCGGGGCCGCCGTGCTCATCGCCGCCGGCGCCGGGACCCTGTACGCCGTGCGGCGCCGCGCCAACGGCTGA
- a CDS encoding glutamate ABC transporter substrate-binding protein — protein MKVPQAGAVAAVIALALTTSGCGGDDQAKGTLSIGIKFDQPGIGLRETGGVFSGFDVDVATYVGKELGYKPDQIEFKQVYSNDRELLLQYNEVQFVAASYSINEKRKEKVDFAGPYFVAHQDLLVRASDNTISKAEDLNSKRLCSVTGSTSAENIRKGLAPKASVLELPGYSECLVALEDNLVDAMTTDNSILAGYAAHKGNEGKFKLTGQSLSTENYGIGVKKGNKELQTRINAALKKMVADGAWEAAVKKNFGADYKYEPAPAITTGN, from the coding sequence ATGAAGGTTCCCCAGGCCGGTGCGGTCGCCGCAGTGATCGCCCTCGCCCTGACCACGTCCGGGTGCGGCGGTGACGACCAGGCCAAGGGGACCCTCTCCATCGGCATCAAGTTCGACCAGCCCGGCATCGGGCTTCGCGAGACCGGTGGCGTCTTCTCCGGTTTCGACGTGGACGTCGCCACCTACGTGGGCAAGGAGCTCGGCTACAAGCCGGACCAGATCGAGTTCAAGCAGGTCTACAGCAACGACCGCGAGCTGCTGCTCCAGTACAACGAGGTGCAGTTCGTCGCCGCGAGCTACTCGATCAACGAGAAGCGCAAGGAGAAGGTCGACTTCGCGGGCCCGTACTTCGTGGCCCACCAGGACCTGCTGGTCCGCGCCAGCGACAACACGATCTCCAAGGCCGAGGACCTCAACAGCAAGCGGCTCTGCTCCGTCACCGGCTCCACCTCGGCGGAGAACATCAGGAAGGGCCTCGCCCCCAAGGCGAGCGTGCTGGAGCTCCCCGGTTACTCGGAGTGCCTCGTCGCCCTTGAGGACAACCTGGTCGACGCCATGACCACGGACAATTCCATCCTGGCCGGGTACGCCGCCCACAAGGGCAACGAGGGCAAGTTCAAGCTGACGGGCCAGAGCCTGAGCACCGAGAACTACGGCATCGGTGTCAAGAAGGGCAACAAGGAACTCCAGACCAGGATCAACGCCGCGCTGAAGAAGATGGTCGCGGACGGGGCCTGGGAAGCGGCCGTGAAGAAGAACTTCGGCGCCGACTACAAGTACGAGCCGGCGCCGGCGATCACCACGGGCAACTGA
- a CDS encoding MFS transporter produces the protein MPLALLALAIGAFGIGTTEFVIMGLLPEVAGEYGVSIPTAGFLVTGYALGVVLGAPLMTVLGTRIPRKRMLMLLMGLFIAGNVLSALAPAFEVMLAGRVVASLAHGAFFGIGAVVAAGLVAPEKKAGAIAMMFTGLTVANVVGVPLGTLVGQTLGWRVTFLIVAGLGVLGLLGIARLVPELPRPEGGVRIRRELAAFRNVQVLLAMAMTVLGFGGVFAAITYITPMMTHVAGFADSSVTWLLVLFGLGMVAGNLIGGRYADRALMPMLYVSLGALAVTLAVFTLTAHTKAGAAVTIVLIGALGFATVPPLQKRVLDQAAGAPTLASAVNIGAFNLGNALAAWLGGLVIAAGLGWTAPNWVGAALAASALVLALISGALERRTAGLAHRPGRVAATGTHETPAAVPAHL, from the coding sequence ATGCCTCTCGCACTGCTCGCCCTCGCCATCGGGGCTTTCGGGATCGGCACCACCGAGTTCGTGATCATGGGCCTGCTCCCCGAGGTCGCCGGCGAGTACGGCGTCTCCATCCCCACCGCGGGCTTCCTGGTCACCGGCTACGCCCTCGGCGTGGTCCTCGGCGCGCCGCTGATGACCGTCCTCGGCACCCGCATCCCCCGCAAGCGGATGCTGATGCTCCTCATGGGCCTGTTCATCGCGGGCAACGTGCTCTCCGCGCTCGCCCCCGCCTTCGAGGTCATGCTGGCCGGCCGCGTCGTCGCCTCCCTCGCCCACGGCGCCTTCTTCGGCATCGGCGCCGTCGTCGCCGCCGGGCTCGTCGCCCCCGAGAAGAAGGCCGGAGCCATCGCCATGATGTTCACCGGCCTGACCGTGGCGAACGTGGTCGGCGTCCCGCTCGGCACCCTCGTCGGGCAGACCCTCGGCTGGCGCGTCACCTTCCTGATCGTCGCCGGGCTGGGCGTCCTCGGCCTGCTCGGCATCGCCCGGCTGGTACCCGAACTGCCCCGGCCCGAAGGCGGCGTACGGATCCGACGCGAGCTGGCCGCCTTCCGCAACGTCCAGGTGCTCCTCGCGATGGCGATGACCGTGCTCGGCTTCGGCGGCGTCTTCGCCGCGATCACCTACATCACCCCGATGATGACCCACGTCGCCGGCTTCGCCGACTCGTCCGTCACCTGGCTCCTCGTCCTCTTCGGCCTCGGCATGGTCGCCGGAAACCTCATCGGCGGCCGGTACGCCGACCGCGCGCTGATGCCGATGCTGTACGTGTCCCTCGGCGCGCTCGCCGTCACGCTGGCCGTCTTCACGCTCACCGCTCACACCAAGGCGGGCGCCGCCGTCACCATCGTGCTCATCGGCGCCCTCGGCTTCGCGACCGTGCCCCCGCTCCAGAAGCGGGTGCTCGACCAGGCGGCGGGCGCGCCGACCCTGGCCTCCGCGGTCAACATCGGCGCCTTCAACCTGGGCAACGCCCTCGCCGCCTGGCTCGGCGGCCTGGTGATCGCCGCGGGCCTCGGCTGGACCGCCCCGAACTGGGTCGGCGCGGCGCTCGCCGCCTCCGCCCTGGTGCTCGCCCTGATATCCGGCGCGCTGGAGCGCCGTACCGCCGGGCTCGCGCACCGCCCCGGCCGCGTGGCCGCGACCGGGACCCACGAGACGCCCGCCGCCGTCCCGGCTCACCTCTGA
- a CDS encoding DJ-1/PfpI family protein, with the protein MAVKILIVTGDAAESLEVLYPYQRLREEGYEVHIAAPSVKKLRFVVHDFEDGFDTYTEKPGYTWPADLAFTDVATEDYAALVVPGGRAPEYLRNDPEVRRILAAFADADKPIAQICHGPLITAAAGGLTGRRVTAYPALELDMKAAGAAFEDSETVVDGTLVSARAWPDHSRWMREFLTVLRSKAPVL; encoded by the coding sequence ATGGCAGTGAAGATCCTCATCGTGACCGGCGACGCGGCCGAGTCGCTGGAGGTCCTGTATCCGTACCAGCGCCTGCGCGAGGAGGGATACGAGGTCCACATCGCCGCTCCGTCGGTGAAGAAGCTGCGGTTCGTGGTCCACGACTTCGAGGACGGCTTCGACACCTACACCGAGAAGCCCGGCTACACCTGGCCGGCGGACCTGGCCTTCACCGACGTGGCCACCGAGGACTACGCGGCCCTGGTCGTCCCGGGCGGCCGGGCGCCGGAGTACCTGCGCAACGACCCCGAGGTGCGGCGGATCCTGGCCGCCTTCGCCGACGCGGACAAGCCGATCGCCCAGATCTGCCACGGCCCCCTGATCACCGCCGCGGCCGGGGGCCTGACCGGCCGCCGGGTGACCGCGTATCCGGCGCTGGAGCTGGACATGAAGGCGGCCGGGGCCGCGTTCGAGGACTCCGAGACCGTGGTCGACGGCACGCTGGTGTCGGCGAGGGCCTGGCCCGACCACTCCCGCTGGATGCGGGAGTTCCTGACGGTGCTGCGCAGCAAGGCCCCGGTGCTCTGA
- a CDS encoding beta-N-acetylhexosaminidase has protein sequence MRNPRFHVRGHVIATATVAALVTFAVPGCTAASDEARAPAAPTPGASAGSSAPSAAPTEPAPSPTPSYALSTAPSTIPAVREHIPARGPGWKPAPQARVVVAPSDKAALSDEGKLLAGELRMGYAESGEPRTGDVELSLGAKGSGPPESYTLAVKDGRVRIAGPDEAGVFYGTRTLKQAVKSAGSAPEGTVRDGPAKPQRGLNLDIARKHFTPDWIEDRLREMADLKLNQLGLHFSDDQAFRIESDSHPEIVSTPHLTKAQVRAITALASRLHITVVPEIDSPGHLGAVLRAHPGLQLRDAQGRAVKGAVDISNPASAKLVDELLREYRPLFPGGAWHLGADEYQALVVRDPEASFPQLASAARQRYGPTARVQDLATGWLNDRANTVRPSGKALKAWNDGFFRGGVTSAAKDIQVEYWTGKEIGARPPLEYLREGRKVVNLNDEYLYYVLGEPNQFTYPTGKRIYEQWTPLVLRGTTPVPAQYADQILGGRLAVWSDLSGAQTQNQVAAGIRVPLAALSQKVWDARTPALPWTGFSALADRLDPPG, from the coding sequence ATGCGAAATCCGAGGTTTCACGTGAGAGGCCACGTCATAGCGACGGCCACGGTCGCCGCACTGGTCACCTTCGCCGTCCCGGGCTGCACGGCCGCCTCCGACGAGGCCCGCGCCCCTGCCGCCCCGACACCCGGTGCCAGTGCCGGCTCGTCGGCCCCGTCCGCGGCGCCCACCGAACCCGCCCCGTCCCCGACGCCCTCCTACGCCCTGTCCACCGCCCCGAGCACCATCCCCGCCGTACGGGAACACATACCCGCCCGGGGCCCCGGCTGGAAGCCCGCCCCGCAGGCCCGCGTGGTGGTCGCGCCGTCCGACAAGGCGGCCCTGTCGGACGAGGGCAAACTGCTCGCCGGTGAACTGCGCATGGGATACGCCGAGTCGGGGGAGCCGCGCACCGGAGACGTCGAACTCTCCCTGGGCGCCAAGGGATCCGGCCCGCCCGAGTCGTACACCCTCGCGGTCAAGGACGGCCGGGTGCGGATCGCCGGACCCGACGAGGCCGGGGTCTTCTACGGCACCCGCACCCTCAAACAGGCGGTGAAGAGCGCCGGTTCGGCTCCCGAGGGCACCGTGCGCGACGGCCCGGCCAAGCCGCAGCGCGGGCTCAACCTCGACATCGCGCGCAAGCACTTCACCCCCGACTGGATCGAGGACCGGCTGCGCGAGATGGCGGACCTGAAGCTCAACCAGCTCGGCCTGCACTTCTCCGACGACCAGGCCTTCCGGATCGAGTCCGACAGCCATCCCGAGATCGTCTCCACCCCGCACCTCACCAAGGCACAGGTGCGCGCCATCACCGCACTCGCCTCCCGCCTGCACATCACCGTCGTCCCCGAGATCGACTCGCCCGGACACCTGGGCGCGGTGCTGCGCGCCCACCCCGGCCTGCAGCTGCGCGACGCACAGGGCCGGGCGGTGAAGGGGGCGGTGGACATATCGAACCCCGCCTCCGCGAAGCTCGTCGACGAGCTGCTGCGCGAGTACCGGCCGCTGTTCCCCGGCGGGGCCTGGCACCTGGGCGCCGACGAGTACCAGGCGCTGGTGGTCCGCGACCCTGAGGCCTCCTTCCCGCAGCTCGCGAGCGCGGCCCGGCAGCGGTACGGGCCCACGGCGCGCGTGCAGGACCTGGCCACGGGCTGGCTCAACGACCGCGCGAACACGGTGCGGCCCTCGGGCAAGGCGCTGAAGGCCTGGAACGACGGCTTCTTCCGCGGCGGTGTCACGAGCGCGGCCAAGGACATCCAGGTCGAGTACTGGACGGGCAAGGAGATCGGCGCCCGTCCGCCGCTGGAGTACCTGCGCGAGGGCCGCAAGGTCGTGAACCTCAACGACGAGTACCTGTACTACGTGCTGGGCGAGCCGAACCAGTTCACGTACCCCACGGGCAAGCGCATCTACGAGCAGTGGACCCCGCTGGTCCTGCGCGGTACCACCCCCGTCCCGGCGCAGTACGCGGACCAGATCCTGGGCGGGCGCCTCGCCGTCTGGAGCGACCTGTCCGGAGCGCAGACCCAGAACCAGGTGGCGGCGGGCATCCGGGTGCCGCTGGCCGCGCTGTCCCAGAAGGTCTGGGACGCCCGCACCCCGGCCCTGCCGTGGACCGGCTTCAGCGCTCTCGCCGACCGCCTGGACCCGCCGGGGTGA
- a CDS encoding RNA polymerase sigma factor produces the protein MLHLAPSVGPLTPGFGRAWRGLWSLLRRDSSAPAAVPRPYGYPYLHDTTGSPGDPPPTVTALYHAHRLRMVRLAVLLVDDPATAEDVVQDAFTALYRRHGEHITEVDNALGYLRTAVVNTSRSVLRRRRTARAWTPPAAADVPSAEAYVVLDEAHREVLAALGRLSPRRRQVLVLRYWAELSEAEIATTLGISRGAVKSNASRALDALERILEGRV, from the coding sequence GTGCTCCACCTCGCACCATCCGTCGGCCCCCTCACGCCCGGCTTCGGCCGGGCGTGGCGGGGCCTGTGGTCGTTGCTGCGCCGCGACAGCTCCGCCCCGGCCGCCGTGCCCCGGCCGTACGGGTACCCGTACCTCCACGACACGACCGGAAGCCCGGGCGATCCGCCGCCCACCGTGACCGCGCTCTACCACGCGCACCGGTTGCGCATGGTCCGCCTCGCGGTGCTCCTCGTCGACGACCCGGCCACCGCCGAGGACGTGGTCCAGGACGCCTTCACCGCCCTGTACCGCCGCCACGGGGAGCACATCACCGAGGTGGACAACGCCCTCGGCTACCTGCGCACCGCCGTCGTCAACACCTCGCGCTCGGTCCTGCGCCGCAGGCGGACCGCCCGGGCCTGGACGCCGCCCGCGGCGGCAGACGTACCGTCGGCGGAGGCGTACGTGGTCCTCGACGAGGCGCACCGCGAAGTGCTCGCCGCGCTGGGCCGGTTGAGCCCGCGCCGACGCCAGGTCCTGGTGCTCCGGTACTGGGCCGAGCTCAGCGAGGCGGAGATCGCCACCACCCTCGGGATCAGCCGGGGAGCGGTGAAGTCGAACGCGAGCCGGGCGCTGGACGCGCTGGAACGGATTCTGGAGGGACGGGTATGA
- a CDS encoding GlcG/HbpS family heme-binding protein — MSSLLRTAVAPLTSEDADLLVSAARTAAEAAGATVSVTVLDAGGHLLAFRRDDRAVLISGETSTRKAYTALQLNAPTADLVDAVRPGGLFHTLPTALDRPLLFIAGGLPVHRDGRLIGAIGVGGGAPDQDHGFAAAALDALA; from the coding sequence ATGTCCAGCCTCCTCCGTACCGCCGTCGCCCCCCTGACCAGCGAGGACGCCGACCTGCTCGTCTCCGCCGCCCGGACCGCCGCGGAAGCGGCCGGGGCCACGGTCAGCGTCACCGTCCTCGACGCCGGCGGTCACCTGCTCGCCTTCCGCCGCGACGACCGCGCCGTGCTGATCTCCGGTGAGACCAGCACCCGCAAGGCCTACACGGCCCTGCAGCTGAACGCGCCCACCGCCGACCTCGTCGACGCCGTGCGGCCCGGCGGGCTGTTCCACACGCTGCCCACCGCCCTCGACCGGCCGCTGCTGTTCATCGCCGGCGGGCTGCCCGTCCACCGCGACGGCCGCCTGATCGGCGCGATCGGCGTCGGCGGCGGGGCCCCGGACCAGGACCACGGGTTCGCCGCCGCCGCGCTCGACGCCCTGGCCTGA
- a CDS encoding endonuclease I family protein, with protein MRISRLTPWAAGLAAAALFAVPAAASAGQQRTADAQSATATGAATAATTVDDYYAPAAGKTGAALKTALHDIIQTQSKVTYDGVWNALKVTDQDPANPNNVILVYSGRSQSKSTNGGGSNDWNREHVWAKSHGDFGTATGPGTDLHHLRPEDVTVNSTRGNKDFDMGGSPVSEAPGSYTDADSFEPRDAVKGDVARMLLYMAVRYDGGDGFADLEMNDKVNNGTAPLFGRISLLKQWNQMDPPDAFEQRRNQVIFDSYQHNRNPFIDHPEWVNSIW; from the coding sequence ATGAGAATCTCGCGCCTGACTCCCTGGGCTGCCGGCCTCGCGGCCGCCGCCCTGTTCGCCGTCCCGGCCGCCGCCTCGGCGGGCCAGCAGCGGACGGCGGACGCCCAGTCCGCCACGGCCACGGGCGCGGCCACGGCCGCGACCACGGTGGACGATTACTACGCACCCGCCGCGGGCAAGACCGGCGCCGCGCTGAAGACCGCACTGCACGACATCATCCAGACCCAGTCCAAGGTGACCTACGACGGCGTGTGGAACGCGCTCAAGGTGACCGACCAGGACCCGGCGAACCCGAACAACGTCATCCTGGTCTACTCCGGCCGCTCCCAGTCCAAGTCCACCAACGGCGGCGGCTCCAACGACTGGAACCGCGAGCACGTCTGGGCCAAGAGCCACGGCGATTTCGGCACGGCGACCGGCCCGGGCACCGACCTGCACCACCTGCGCCCCGAGGACGTCACGGTCAACAGCACCCGCGGCAACAAGGACTTCGACATGGGCGGCAGCCCGGTCTCCGAGGCCCCGGGCAGCTACACCGACGCCGACTCCTTCGAGCCGCGGGACGCGGTCAAGGGCGACGTGGCGCGGATGCTGCTCTACATGGCCGTGCGCTACGACGGCGGCGACGGTTTCGCGGACCTGGAGATGAACGACAAGGTCAACAACGGCACCGCCCCCCTCTTCGGCCGGATCAGCCTGCTGAAGCAGTGGAACCAGATGGACCCGCCGGACGCCTTCGAGCAGCGCCGCAACCAGGTCATATTCGACAGCTACCAGCACAACCGGAACCCGTTCATCGACCACCCGGAGTGGGTCAACTCCATCTGGTAA
- the pdxR gene encoding MocR-like pyridoxine biosynthesis transcription factor PdxR translates to MSRSNEGRDEGSKSGSDFLQLDIGQAPPGGRTDWLAGRLRAAIADGTLPVGSRLPASRVLAAELRVSRGLVTEAYQRLAETGQVSGRGRGGTVVVAAPPPAAGPTATAPTRGGLVDALRAVPCRIDLSPGVPDLTAFPRTAWLQAERRVLAGLTPADFGYGNPQGAPALREAVVGWLARNRGIRADPDDVVVVAGVAQALGLLAQVLREDGVVRIAVEDPGSLGARQQLEYGRLETVPVRVDEAGLDVAALRASGAGAVLLTPAHQFPTGVVLDGERRRDLLGWAAAGGLVIEDDYDAEHRYDRAPVPALRALLPEAVCYAGSVSKLLAPALRLGWLLVPPRLRESVNEAKRYADLGNPVLAQLVLARLMDSGELERHLRFVRRRHRRRRDAMLRAVADRLPGARVHGAAAGLHLMVTFDRARFADTALASAALALGVKTHPLSWHRLTPGPPGLILGYAAGSTGEIEEGIATLGTALAGLPPG, encoded by the coding sequence ATGAGCAGGTCCAATGAAGGCCGGGACGAGGGGTCCAAAAGCGGATCGGACTTCCTCCAGCTCGACATCGGCCAGGCCCCTCCCGGAGGCCGCACCGACTGGCTGGCGGGCCGGCTCCGCGCCGCCATCGCCGACGGTACCCTGCCGGTCGGCAGTCGGCTCCCGGCCAGCCGTGTGCTCGCCGCGGAACTGCGCGTCTCCCGGGGGCTGGTCACCGAGGCGTACCAGCGCCTCGCCGAGACCGGTCAGGTGTCCGGCCGGGGCCGGGGCGGCACGGTCGTCGTCGCCGCCCCGCCCCCGGCGGCCGGGCCCACCGCCACCGCCCCCACGCGCGGAGGGCTGGTGGACGCCCTGCGGGCCGTGCCCTGCCGGATCGACCTCTCGCCCGGAGTACCCGACCTGACCGCCTTTCCCCGTACCGCCTGGCTCCAGGCCGAGCGGCGGGTGCTCGCCGGGCTCACCCCCGCCGACTTCGGCTACGGGAACCCGCAGGGCGCGCCCGCGCTGCGCGAGGCCGTCGTCGGCTGGCTGGCCCGCAACCGGGGGATCCGCGCCGACCCCGACGACGTGGTGGTCGTCGCGGGGGTGGCCCAGGCCCTGGGGCTGCTGGCGCAGGTCCTGCGGGAGGACGGGGTGGTCCGGATCGCGGTCGAGGACCCCGGCTCGCTCGGGGCCCGGCAGCAACTGGAGTACGGGCGGCTGGAGACGGTGCCCGTACGGGTGGACGAGGCCGGGCTGGACGTGGCCGCGCTCCGGGCGAGCGGGGCGGGCGCCGTCCTGCTCACCCCGGCGCACCAGTTCCCGACCGGGGTCGTGCTCGACGGTGAGCGCCGCCGCGACCTGCTCGGCTGGGCGGCCGCCGGGGGACTGGTCATCGAGGACGACTACGACGCGGAGCACCGCTACGACCGGGCTCCCGTCCCCGCGCTGCGCGCCCTGCTGCCCGAGGCCGTCTGCTACGCCGGGAGCGTGTCCAAACTCCTCGCCCCCGCCCTGCGCCTCGGCTGGCTGCTGGTCCCGCCGCGCCTGCGCGAGTCCGTGAACGAGGCCAAGCGCTACGCCGACCTCGGCAACCCGGTCCTCGCCCAGCTGGTGCTCGCCCGGCTGATGGACTCCGGCGAACTGGAGCGCCACCTGCGCTTCGTCCGGCGCCGCCACCGCCGCCGCAGGGACGCCATGCTCCGCGCCGTCGCGGACCGGCTGCCGGGGGCCCGGGTGCACGGCGCGGCCGCCGGACTGCACCTGATGGTCACCTTCGACCGCGCCCGCTTCGCGGACACGGCCCTGGCCTCGGCGGCCCTGGCCCTCGGAGTCAAGACCCACCCGCTCTCCTGGCACCGCCTCACCCCGGGCCCGCCCGGCCTGATCCTCGGCTACGCGGCGGGCTCGACGGGCGAGATCGAGGAGGGCATCGCCACGCTGGGCACGGCCCTGGCAGGCCTCCCGCCCGGCTGA